In the genome of Deltaproteobacteria bacterium, the window CTCGACCCCCGTCAGCTCCTTCAGGCTCTCGGCCGTCGGACCGCCGCCGCGGGCCTGAAAGGTCTCCGCGCGACCGCCGGTGTGGCGCCACAGATAGACGCAGAGCGGAACGGTCACCGCGAGCACCGTGGCCGCGAGCGCGTAGGGGAGCCAGGAGGCGCGCGACGTCGCGGTGGGCGAGGGGTCGAGCCGGGCCATCGTGCGCGCCACGAAGGCCGCGGTGTCGGGCGAGGCGTCAGACGACACGCCTGGGGCCGGCGAGGCGATGGCCGCGAGCGTGACCTCGAGCCGAGAGGCGCGCGACCGGCACTCGCCGCATTCACCGAGGTGCGCCTCGAGGGCGCGAGCGCGCGCCACGGCCACCTGCTCCTCGCGCAGCGCAAGCAACTCGTCGTCGCTGGGGCAGCTCGTCATGCGGAAACCTCCAGTCGGGCGCGTAGCGCGCGCAGACCCAAAAAGACGCGGGAGCGCACGGTGGCCTCGGGCGCGTCGACGATCGCTCCCACCTCGGCGTACGAGAGCCCTTCGCCGAAGCGCAGCAGCACGGCCTCGCGTAGCTTGGGGGAGAGACCCCGGAGCTCGCGGTGCACACGTTCCGTGCGTTCGCGCCGGAGGAGCGCGTCGAGCTGCTCGGCGCGGTGCGACGGCTCGTTTGCCGCCGGGGCGTCCTGGAGCACGCGCTCGCGGCGAAAGAACCCGCGACGCGCGTTGCGGCAGACGTTGCGCACGATGGTGAAGAGGTACACGGCAAACTGCCCGTCCGGCCGATAGCGCGCCCGGGCCTGCCAGAGCCGCAGAAACGCCTCCTGGGCCAGGTCCTCGCTGCGCGCGCCGTCCCACTTGGCGCAGAAGCTCCGCACCCGTCGCTCGTGTCGCGCGACGAGCGCGGCGAAGGCCTCGCGCAACCCGGCCGCCGCGAGCTCCATCAGCTCGTCGTCGGAGCGTGCCGCGAGCCCGCCCGGTTCGGGGCGCGGAAACGGCAGCACCTTGGGCTCGAAGCCGGGCATCTAGGTACCAGAACCCCCCTAGGCCGGTTTCGTTTAGCAGGGGCGGCGTTCTTTTCCTAGGCAGGCCGCCCCGCCGGGTGTCTCGCCGCCGCCCCGTAGCCCGCACGACCCCCCGGCGCCCCTCGCCCGTCCTGGCCAGCGGCCCAGCCAGCTCCCGCCCTGCGGGTCCTCCCACGAGCCCCGCGAACTGCCTATCCTTTTCACGCCCGCCGGCCGTCGTCGGTTGGTCCAGATGTTGCTGTCTCTTGTTTGCACAGGACGCTGGCCCCACCCATGCCCCGACGGTACAGACTGTTCGTACGTCTCTCCGTGGCCCTCGCGCTGCTTCTGGCGGCCGCGGTGGGTCTCGAGCGACCCAGCGCCGCCGCGGGGCCAGGCGCGCTCGCGCGACGGTTCTTCGCGGGGCTCGCCAAAGGGCGGGTGAAAGGCTCGCGCGAGCCCGGCCTCGTGCTCGCGGCCAGCCCCAGCCAGCCGGTCGTGACGTCGCTCTTCGCCGTCGCGCGCAAGGTCGCACGTGGCGGGGCGCTCCATCCGGTCGGGATCGAGCCTTTCTCGAACGACGAGCTCAGCCTGCGCGTCCCGGCCGCTGTCCAGGGACGATCGATCGTGGTGGCGCAGCCCGCGGAGGCGCGCGAGCCCTCGACGGCGCTCTTCCGCACCCTGCTCGCGGTGGCGGCGAGCCAGAGCAACCTCGCCTCCTCGGTCCACGTGGTCCTCGATCGCGGCCTCGCGAAGCGCTTCGACCCGGCCTTCGTGGCCACGCTCTTCTCCGCGCTACACGCGGACTCGCTGCGCTACGCCGATGCGCACGGCGGCCCGCTCGAGCGACTTCTGCGCCCGCTCCGCGGTTCCGCCCTGGCCCAACGCTTGGGCGTCGACGGACCCCTCGTTCCTCGGCCGGTGCACCTGCCCCGCGAGGGACGCCGTTCCAAGCGCTCGGGCAGCGCCGCTCCGCCGCTGCTCTGGAGCGGTCACGGCTACCCCGAGCTGGCGCGGGGCGTGGGCGAGGCGATGGGGCTCGCGCCGCGCTTTCTGCCGACGGAGAAGGCCTTCCAGGGCCGCCAGATCCTCCCCGAGGACCCGGCCGGCCGACGCGTCTATCTCCTGCAGACCAAGCGCCTCGGCGATCCCGAGGCCCTGCACCGGGACCTCTTCGAGGTGCTCTACGCCGCCTGGCAGGCCAAGCAGCGCGGGGCCGCCGAGGTCACTCTCGTCATGCCCTATCTGCCCTACTCGCGCTCCGATCGCATGGATACCGCCGGCACCACCGTGGGCGCCGCGGTGCTACCGCAGCTCGCGCGCGCCGTCGGCGTGGACCGCGTGGCCTTCTACTCGGTGCATCAACCCCAAGAGGTCGGCTTCTTCCTCGGGCAGAAGATCCAGGTGCTGCACGCCTCGGGGGAGGCGGTCCTCGCCCCGGCGGTGGCGCGCCATCTGAAGGCCAAGCTCACGCCGAAGGAGCTCGCCAAGCACGTACGGGTGCTCGCGCCGGATCCGGGGGCACGCAAGCGCGCGCTGGTCTTCGCGCGCCTGCTCGCCGCCGAGCTCGGCCTGCCGGAGGTCAAGGTCGTCGTGGCCGAGAAGGAGCGGCACGGCCGCGACGTGAAGACCCGCTTCACCGCGAACGTGCGCAAGGCGGTGCTCGTAGCTATCGACGACGAGACGGCGAGCGGCAAGACCCTCGCGCAGCTCGTCGAGCCGGCGCTCGCGAAGGGTGCGACCTCGATGCTCGCCGCGGTGAGCCACCTCACGGGGCCGGCCTACCGCCTGCTCGACAGCTCGCGGCTCGAGCGGCTCTTCGCCCTCGACACCGTGCCGCAGCCGCGCGAGCACCACGACAACGCCAAGATCGAGATCGTGAGCGTGGCCCAGGCCGTGGGCCGGCTGCTCACCACCCTGGATGGGAGAGGGGACCTCTCGAAACAGCTCTTCTGGGAGCACGAATAAGGACGGGATCGAGGGAAAGGGAAAGGATGAGGGAGATGAGACGCACGCGCTGCACCACTTCGATCGTCGCCGGGTTGCTCGCCGCGACGCTCTTCGCCGCACTGCCCGCCGGCGCGACCAAGCGCACGGGCAAGCAACCCACCGACCGTATCCTTCTGCCGCGCGTGAGCTCGGAGCGGGCGGTGCGCGAGATCGGCCAGGCGATCGTGCGCAAGGTCCTCGCCATGGGCAAATCGGGGGTGGTCCTCGGGCTCTCGGGTGGCTCGGACTCCACCGTGGTCGCCGGCATCACCAAGCGCGCCTTCGACGCCTACAACCGGCAGAACCCGGACAAGCCGCAGCTCGAGGTGGTGGGGATGATCCTCCCCTCGAAGACCAATACGGCGCAGGACACCGCGGACGGCGTCCTCGTGGCCAAGACGCTGGGCATCCGCTACGA includes:
- a CDS encoding ribose-phosphate pyrophosphokinase produces the protein MPRRYRLFVRLSVALALLLAAAVGLERPSAAAGPGALARRFFAGLAKGRVKGSREPGLVLAASPSQPVVTSLFAVARKVARGGALHPVGIEPFSNDELSLRVPAAVQGRSIVVAQPAEAREPSTALFRTLLAVAASQSNLASSVHVVLDRGLAKRFDPAFVATLFSALHADSLRYADAHGGPLERLLRPLRGSALAQRLGVDGPLVPRPVHLPREGRRSKRSGSAAPPLLWSGHGYPELARGVGEAMGLAPRFLPTEKAFQGRQILPEDPAGRRVYLLQTKRLGDPEALHRDLFEVLYAAWQAKQRGAAEVTLVMPYLPYSRSDRMDTAGTTVGAAVLPQLARAVGVDRVAFYSVHQPQEVGFFLGQKIQVLHASGEAVLAPAVARHLKAKLTPKELAKHVRVLAPDPGARKRALVFARLLAAELGLPEVKVVVAEKERHGRDVKTRFTANVRKAVLVAIDDETASGKTLAQLVEPALAKGATSMLAAVSHLTGPAYRLLDSSRLERLFALDTVPQPREHHDNAKIEIVSVAQAVGRLLTTLDGRGDLSKQLFWEHE
- a CDS encoding RNA polymerase sigma factor, which codes for MPGFEPKVLPFPRPEPGGLAARSDDELMELAAAGLREAFAALVARHERRVRSFCAKWDGARSEDLAQEAFLRLWQARARYRPDGQFAVYLFTIVRNVCRNARRGFFRRERVLQDAPAANEPSHRAEQLDALLRRERTERVHRELRGLSPKLREAVLLRFGEGLSYAEVGAIVDAPEATVRSRVFLGLRALRARLEVSA